A genome region from Hevea brasiliensis isolate MT/VB/25A 57/8 chromosome 7, ASM3005281v1, whole genome shotgun sequence includes the following:
- the LOC131181507 gene encoding subtilisin-like protease SBT5.3 gives MVLANDKDSGNEIIADPHILPASHLNYTNGVAIFAYIDSTKSPIAYITPSTTQIGIKPAPFMAAFSSKGPNTIAPEILKPDITAPGVSIIAAYTGAEGPTNEDFDTRRVLFNSVSGTSMSCPHVSGIAGLLRTLHPTWSPAAIKSAIMTTAMTQDNNREPILNAFYTKATPFSYGAGHIRANQAMDPGLVFDLSVYDHLNFLCAMSYNATQILSFSETPYRCPSKAINLANFNYPSITISKFNRTVTVTRRVKNVGSSPSTYKARIIKPSGFSISVEPEVLKFNKVGEEKSFRVTLKSKQSSARKDYVFGELIWSDNQHYVRSPIVVKW, from the exons ATGGTTCTTGCCAATGATAAGGATTCTGGCAATGAAATTATTGCTGACCCTCACATCCTTCCTGCTTCTCATCTCAATTACACCAATGGTGTCGCTATCTTCGCTTACATTGACTCCACTAA GTCTCCCATTGCTTATATCACACCTTCAACAACGCAAATCGGCATAAAGCCAGCTCCCTTCATGGCAGCATTTTCCTCTAAAGGTCCCAACACCATTGCTCCAGAGATCCTCAAG CCTGATATCACCGCACCAGGAGTGAGTATCATAGCAGCCTACACAGGAGCAGAAGGACCTACAAATGAAGATTTCGATACCCGACGAGTTCTGTTTAACTCGGTATCAGGCACTTCAATGTCATGTCCTCATGTTTCAGGCATTGCTGGCCTTCTAAGAACTCTGCATCCGACCTGGAGTCCTGCAGCAATTAAATCAGCAATTATGACTACCG CAATGACGCAGGACAATAACAGGGAGCCAATTCTGAATGCATTCTACACCAAGGCAACTCCATTCAGCTATGGAGCAGGACACATCAGAGCAAACCAAGCTATGGATCCAGGGCTGGTTTTTGACTTGTCTGTTTATGATCACCTCAACTTTCTATGCGCCATGAGTTATAACGCAACCCAAATTTTATCATTCTCAGAGACTCCCTACAGATGCCCCTCCAAGGCCATTAATCTTGCCAATTTCAATTACCCTTCCATCACCATCTCTAAATTCAATCGCACGGTCACAGTCACTCGAAGAGTTAAAAATGTTGGCAGTAGTCCAAGTACTTACAAAGCTCGTATCATAAAACCAAGTGGGTTTTCCATTTCTGTTGAGCCAGAGGTGTTAAAGTTCAACAAGGTTGGGGAAGAGAAGAGCTTTAGAGTTACCCTGAAAAGCAAACAATCGTCTGCAAGAAAGGATTATGTATTTGGAGAGTTGATTTGGTCTGATAATCAGCATTATGTTAGGAGTCCTATTGTAGTGAAGTGGTGA